One Apostichopus japonicus isolate 1M-3 chromosome 14, ASM3797524v1, whole genome shotgun sequence genomic window carries:
- the LOC139980104 gene encoding major facilitator superfamily domain-containing protein 6-like codes for MADLPEKKTDAENNDREKTIPFCPPKISRAFLPVKATYLCYIGALVTLFPVLPVYLRYLGLSPSQIGLIRGVEPFLDFLVSPVWGSVADKFSIHKQMVLMNVCGVGGTYFSTIFVPGSGEYNETATDGDGVLDGAGSPENQWQRTRLTFSLSLVLIATGQMFNAGVTPLMDANTQEMTKLHPGSTYGRQRLWGSIGGMVFSVSAGALMDLYAHNPFFLHEYTPAYVIFAILIILTLIPVWNIDFAPHKPPETFFRNIAQVFRNPRVVAFFLVMFTYGFSYGQDTFKYLFLDELGSPHILRSLCPAANCAAELFFLYNSKYIIRKIGHENAFLLVIAAYAVRFLAYSFLWDPWWILPVELLHGICFGILWPAVTSFCNSVAPPGMAATMQTMAFAVTAGLSEGTGTILGGLFYEQYGARNLFRAMAGTCVAVFIIYRTFLCFYPPIKPGSDVINDEEKKPYVVNDDEQDKNAYALDNKHPAVQDNE; via the exons ATGGCCGATTTACCAGAAAAAAAGACAGACG CGGAGAATAATGATCGAGAAAAGACAATTCCATTTTGCCCCCCTAAAATCAGCAGGGCGTTCTTACCAGTCAAAGCCACCTATTTGTGCTACATTGGTG CTTTGGTCACTCTGTTTCCTGTCTTACCGGTTTACCTCCGTTACCTGGGATTGAGTCCAAGTCAGATCGGCCTGATTCGAGGAGTCGAGCCTTTTCTCGATTTCCTGGTAAGTCCTGTCTGGGGATCTGTCGCAGATAAGTTCAGTATCCATAAGCAAATGGTTTTGATGAACGTTTGCGGTGTGGGAGGAACATACTTCAGCACAATCTTTGTACCCGGTTCCGGAGAATATAACGAGACCGCTACGGACGGCGATGGGGTGTTGGATGGCGCTGGATCCCCTGAAAACCAATGGCAGAGGACCCGTCTTACATTTTCCTTGAGCTTGGTCTTGATCGCCACGGGCCAGATGTTTAACGCCGGTGTTACTCCGTTGATGGACGCCAATACGCAAGAGATGACCAAACTCCATCCTGGTTCAACCTACGGAAGACAGCGGTTGTGGGGCAGTATTGGTGGTATGGTCTTTTCCGTCTCTGCAGGTGCATTGATGGACTTGTACGCTCATAATCCGTTCTTCTTACATGAATACACACCAGCGTACGTGATATTTgccattttaataattttgaccCTCATTCCAGTCTGGAACATCGACTTCGCACCGCATAAACCTCCCGAGACATTCTTTCGCAATATCGCGCAGGTATTTAGAAATCCAAGGGTTGTGGCCTTCTTCCTGGTGATGTTTACATATGGATTTTCCTACGGACAAGACACTTTTAAGTACTTGTTTCTCGACGAACTTGGCTCTCCTCATATCCTCCGGTCACTCTGTCCGGCTGCTAACTGTGCAGCTGAGCTGTTTTTCCTCTATAACAGCAAATATATCATCCGCAAAATTGGCCACGAGAATGCCTTTTTGTTGGTGATAGCAGCCTATGCCGTCCGATTCCTGGCATATAGCTTCTTGTGGGATCCATGGTGGATTCTACCTGTAGAGTTACTTCACGGCATCTGTTTTGGAATTTTGTGGCCAGCCGTCACCTCCTTCTGTAATTCCGTAGCTCCTCCTGGGATGGCCGCAACCATGCAGACAATGGCATTTGCAGTCACCGCTGGCTTGA GTGAGGGAACTGGCACCATACTTGGTGGATTATTCTACGAACAATACGGGGCAAGGAACTTGTTTCGAGCGATGGCAGGCACATGTGTCGCTGTGTTCATAATCTACCggacatttctttgtttctatcCTCCCATTAAACCAGGTAGTGACGTAATCAACGATGAAGAGAAGAAGCCGTATGTTGTAAACGACGACGAACAAGACAAAAatgcatatgcattagataATAAACATCCGGCTGTGCAAGACAACGAGTAG